The sequence below is a genomic window from Dictyostelium discoideum AX4 chromosome 5 chromosome, whole genome shotgun sequence.
ttataagggtataattattttattttaatttatatttactcGAATAAGTTTTGTAATGTATctataaatgaatttaaaacataTAGAAGTgcaatttcattttgattttggtcACCAACCATATAgattataatatttgaaaatgatttgtATACAACTAAATAATTATCTAAAAGAGTGATTTCACCACCAAAATTGACTTTACTTGTTTTATCAAATACTTTCTTTTCAAAtgctttttgtttttgaagtGTATCAAAATcgttattataatattttgcTATCACTCTTTCACCTTTACTGctatctaaaataaaaaatgatgtaACTGTATATagctatatatatatataaatatttgagttttttttttttttattttttttttttaatagatttaatttttatattagatattaataataatttattttatttaaatttatttttttctaattaaaaaatacttacaaatgatgacatttttttttttattttttattttttttttgtgttatatataataataaggAGTAATgtacaaatttaatataaataaatagcaATGGAATACAATAGttcttaaaattaaattaataaccaCACGCTCGACaaataatatgaaaatataaaattaaaaaaaaaaaaaaaaaaaaaaaaaaaaaaaaaaaaaatttttgatattttgatGTTTCCccccaaaatttaaaaaaaaaaaaaaaaaaaaaaaaaaaactttattttgaatttttgtttttttaaattttattttatcaaataaatgaaataaaacaataataataataattataatatttttataaaaaaaaaaaaaaaaaaaaaaaaaaaaaaaaaaaaaattttttttagttaaaaaaattttttttttaacccctAAAATAATAAgggaaaaaatatttttaaaagggaAAAAAACCccttctttaaattttttaaaaaaacctttaaaatttaagGATAGAAcatcatttataaattatccaaataataatactcaAAGATATCCCTACAgggatttttttaatgaatccCAATCAATTgctaatattttaaattttaaaaagtaattaattttttttttttttttttttttcaatttaaaataaataaataaat
It includes:
- the copZ1 gene encoding clathrin adaptor complex, small chain family protein → MSSFLYTVTSFFILDSSKGERVIAKYYNNDFDTLQKQKAFEKKVFDKTSKVNFGGEITLLDNYLVVYKSFSNIIIYMVGDQNQNEIALLYVLNSFIDTLQNLFENSQINKKLILDGINYTLLTLDEIIDGGIIMESDSAVIADRVGIKAPDNDDLDESINKAVTSVKEQLFNFLK